The sequence GGAGGTCTTCTTCCACGATCCTAGGCGCTTTGGCCGGATCCTTGTGGTGCGGAAGGGAGAGTATGGGGAAATCCCCCTCCTCTCCCGCCTGGGCCCGGAGCCCCTTTCGGAGGAGTTCCGGTTCCCCGGGTTCTGGGAAGGGCTGAGGCGAAGCCAAAAGCCCCTCAAAGCCCTCCTCCTGGACCAGCGCCTGGCCGCCGGTGTGGGGAACATCTACGCCGACGAGGCCCTCTTCAGGGCCCGCCTCTCCCCTTTCCGCCGGGGGCGGGAGCTTGGGGAGGAGGAGGCCCAAAGGCTTTTCCTGGCCCTTAAGGAGGTGCTGGCCGAGGCGGTGGCCCTAGGGGGAAGCACCCTTTCCGACCGCACCTACCAGCAGCCCGATGGCCTTCCGGGGAGCTTC is a genomic window of Thermus caldifontis containing:
- the mutM gene encoding DNA-formamidopyrimidine glycosylase, coding for MPELPEVETTRRKLLPLFLGKRLLAIQHQDPLRYRNTERALGQRVEDLCRRGKFLLFGLTEGWEMVVHLGMTGGFRLEETPHTRVVIRLEDREVFFHDPRRFGRILVVRKGEYGEIPLLSRLGPEPLSEEFRFPGFWEGLRRSQKPLKALLLDQRLAAGVGNIYADEALFRARLSPFRRGRELGEEEAQRLFLALKEVLAEAVALGGSTLSDRTYQQPDGLPGSFQKEHAVYGRTGLPCPACGAPIAKRVVAGRSTHYCPRCQGP